The segment TATACGATCCATCGGTCTTAGAGAGGTGTAAAGCCTCAATGACCAGATTGTCTGCGCTTATAAACACCATCAATCAGTGCAACAAAGTACTCGTCAATGTGCGGATGATTGATTGCTGTTTTCTCTCTATCTGGGCTCAAATTCTGTTGAGCAACATAGGTTTCTGTTTCAGTACCATCAACCAAAACACGATACCATGGTGCATCCTTTGGGGGGCGACTTTGGGCTACTTGTTCATACCACTGTTCACTCAACATAAATATCGGGTCGATATCAATGATAACGCCCCGGTAGCTAAACAGCTTATGCGATACAAGCTGCCCAATATTGAATGTTGCGTATGACGCTATACCCATCTTTATTCTCTCTTAGTCATGTCATCTGATTACGACTAAAAAAGATAACGACCAGCCCCGCCAAGTACCGACGCGATTAACCCCAAAAAGAGATTGGTTAAGATAATCGGTCGTATTTTCTTCATGTACATGCCTGCTTCAGGAATCATCAACTCTTTAGCGAGTCGCCTAAAAGGTCGATAGAGTACAAAGTAGACATAACTGTAAAGCAGAATCATCACCAAGCCGATGAGTTGCATGAGATGAACATGTAATCCAACACTGCCCATTCCACCCATTTCCACAAAGATCATCCAATAGCCTGTTACCGGTAAGATAACAACACTACCCCAGACCCAAGGGAAAAAACGGCTAAATACGCCAGCCCAAAGCGGAATCCTGTATTTAGGTTCCAACGCTTCACTGGCCGGACGTAAAAAATTATGCGCAAAGAACATGCCCCCGACCCAAACAATTGCAGCTAAAAGATGCAAAGCTGTGACGATAGTCATGATCCCTCACGCATAACAGATAGACATTCGAAGTCCTAAACAGACCTATGGGGGTAGGCGTTAACCTACCCCCATCAGGTATACTTAGATGCCGTAACCCATATCGATGTAACCGGTTGGGCAGACTTCTGAACAGATGTGACAACCCACGCAACGCTCATATTCGGTGAACATCACCTCACCTTCAGGATTACCTTTAAACTTGGTAATGGCGTCCTGAGGGCAGAAGAGCATGCACTGGTTACACTCAAAGCACATACCGCAGCTCATGCAACGGTCAGCTTCATCCTTGGTGGACTCTTCAGAGAGCTGCTGGAGCGTCTCTTCCCAGTTACCAACAACATTAGCTGGGTGCTGAACTTGGCGTTTGGCTTGCGGCTTTTCTACGAAGAAGTCAGACTTCAACTTATCGTATTCAACAACAGACACCCGACCAGGCTTGGAAGGCATTTTTTCGCCTTTCAAGAAGATGTCCATGGCCTCAGCAGCTTTACGACCATGACCAATAGCTGTGGTCAGTAGGTGAATTTGTACGGCATCACCACCACCAAAGACATTGTCCATACCTTTGATCTGGAAGTTGTGATCAACTTGCAGGAAAGGTGTGCCGTCGGTGCAATTTTCCAAACCAGCCATGTCGGTGGTTTGACCCACAGCCCAGATGACCATATCACATGCAACAGTTGCTTCAGATCCAGCTTTTTGCTTATAGCGCATGAAAGGTACGGCGTGGTTCCAGCCGTCTTCACCCTTATCTTTACGCTGCATGTCAATCACTTTGATACCAGTGACTGCATCGCCTTCACCCATGATCTCCAAGGAACCGGTGCACATTTTCATGTCGGTACCTTCTGCAATGGCTTCATCATACTCGAAGTCAGAGCAGTTCATCTCTTCACGGGCAACGCCGGAAAGCAGGGTGGCTTTGGAGCCAAGGCGCAATGCCAAGCGGCATGCATCCATGGCAACATCACCATCACCAATGACGACAACATTTTTACCAACGGTAACCTTGTCGGCACCACCAGCTTCAATACCACCATTGATTTCAAAGTCACGCAGGAAATCAATAGCAGATGTCACCATGGCTTTACCTTCAGTGCCAGGCAGAGGGATCGTACGACCCTTCTGGGCACCTACAGCTAAGAACACAGCGTCATGATCTTTGCTCAGCTGATCTAAGGTGATGTCTTCACCGATGGTCACACCGGATTTAACTTCCACACCAAGATCAAGAATACGCTGAACTTCAGCATCGATCACTTCACGTGATACACGATATCCGAGAATACCATAGCGGAGCATGCCGCCAAGCTTCTCATCGCGATCATAAACCGTAACTTTGTGGCCACGTAACGCCATTTGATAAGCGTTAGAAAGGCCACCAACACCACCACCTACTACCGCAATGTGTTTGCCGGTAGAAGGAACTTCGGGCTTTTCAAACTTCAGCCCTTTTTCGATGGCGTATTGACCAATGGCATGCTCAACAGCATTGATACCAATGGTTTCATCACGGAACTGGCGGTTACAAGCACCTTGACAAGGTGCAGGACAAACACGGCCCATAACTGCTGGGAACGGGTTGTTGCGTGCCAGACGCTGGAATGCCGTTGCATAAGGATCTTCGGACTTCCAAACACCGCGGACGATGTTGTTATAGCCACGAATATCTTCATCAGCAGGGCAGGCGTTGGTGCAGGGGGGTACACGCTCCTTGTAGGTAGGGCATACACCACTGAACTCACCATAGGCTACGATCTTGTCAGTACCTTCTTCAAAAGTACAGTCGCCGAATTCCCAGTTGGTCGCTGATTCCAAGTACGGATTCATCTTAACCATCGTAACACCTCCTAACTAGGCCGCTATTAGAAACGGATATGAGCGGACTGGTTGAAGGAGGTACGCGCATGGCGATAGTTATCGATCATGTACTTGTCGAAGGGCAGACCCGTGACCTCAAAGAACTTCTTCCAACCAATACGATCAGCCCACTCGCCAACACGTTCCCAATCACGACCACCCTCTTTGTAAGCCTTAAGGATGGAGGTAACCTTCTCAGCCACTTCTGGCCAACGGTTAACATTGTTAGGCAAACCGTGCGCAACCAGCTTCATGTTTGAAGGACGGCTACGGGGGTTGGAGTTCTTACCACCAATCCAGATTGCCAGCTTGGAGTACTCAGGATGGTTGATTTCCATCGCTGGGCAGGCACCGAAGCAAGCACCACAGCAGATGCATTTTTCATCCACAACCATCAAAGAAGGCTTGCCATTTACCGTCGTAGGACGGATAGCAGCCACTGGGCAACGTGCCACAGTTGATGGCATCTCGCAGGTGGTGGCGAGGATGTCGTGGTTGATGCGAGGAGGACGGGTGTGCTGAACAACGATAGCGATGTCAGCCTGACCGCCGCAGTTAATCTCGCAGCAAGAGGTAGAGAGCTTAACGCGGTTAGGCATCTCTTCCTGCTTAAACTCGTCATACATCAAGTCCATGATGGACTTAACAACACCAGAGGCGTCTGTCGCAGGGATGTCGCAGTGCAACCAACCCTGAGTGTGCGCCATAGCTGCGACTGAGTTACCGGTACCGCCAACGGGATGACCCATGGCTTCCAGCTCTTCAATCATCGGTGCAACATTGGCTTCAACGTCAGTGGTGAACTCAACATTGTTACGCACAGTCCAGCGCAGGAAGCCTGCACAGTACTTATCGGCAACGTCACACAGGCGACGGGCGATATCCACAGTTACCTGACGGTGGGTACCAGCCTTAACGGTCCACACTTCGTCTCCGGTTTTGGAAACATGGTGCAGTACGCCTGGGCGAGGACGGTCATGATACTTCCATTGACCGTAGTTCTTCTGAATGGTGGGGTGAAGCATGTCCCAAAAAGCGCGGGGACCTGATTCAACTGTATTATATTCACGCTTAGCCATCTATCTAATTCTCCCGAGTGTTCTTCGCTTGGGGGATTGTCTCTTGTTAAACCCGTAGGTTTAGCCCGCTTCTTCGTAAGGTGCTTTGAAGTAGGGGTTATCACGGGGTTGAAGCACCATTTCTGGGGTAGCTTCCAAGCCGACGGCATCCAGGAACTGCTGCATACCCACACGCTCGATGGTTTCACCAACGCGCTCGTGGTCAAGAGCATTCTCAGCCCAGTAGTCGATCATCTCGTCGATCAGATCGATGAACTTTTCGATGTCATCATCATCGTCCATCTTCATGAAAGGCACAATCACGGAGCCAAGCATGTTACCAACCTTGAGGTGGCCTTTACCGCCAACCAGCAGGCTAACGCCGCGCTCGTTACCGGGTGAGAGGGCTTTGTTCATCACGTTCAAGCAGTGCATGCAGCGTACGCAGTCACTGTTGTTGATGGTGATGGACTTACCATCTTCGTTCATCTCAATGGCGTTGGTGGGGCAGCGTGTGATGACGTTATTAGTCAAATACGCAATACCACGCTCTTCAATGAACTTGCTTACTTCAGCTTCATCCACCTGGATATCATCTTTCCAGGTACCGATCACAGCGTAGTCAGAACGCTGGATGGCGTTGGCGCAGTCGTTACCGCAGCCAGAGAACTTGAACTTAGCTTTGTAAGGCAGCTGAGGACGGTGTACGAGGTCGGTGAAGTAGGTCAACACCTTCTCATGCATCTTCAGTGTATCGTAGCAGGCCATTTCACAACGAGCCTGACCGACACAGGAAGCACCAGTACGTACAGTTGCACCAGCACCACCCAAGTCCCAACCGAGCTGGTTGAGGTCATCAAACAGTTCCTGAACTTTGTCCTGGGTTACACCCTGGAGCTGCAGGTTACCGGTTTGACCGTGCATGGAGATAATACCAGAACCGTGCTTTTCCCAAATATCCAATACTTCACGCAAAGCCTTTGTGCTGTAGTGCAGGCCTGGTGGAGGCTGGATACGCATGGTGTGGAACTCTTTCGCTTCTGGGAAGAGTTCGGGAACCATTGAGTAGCGGCTGATGATACCAGCGCCGTAACCGTGTACACCAACCACGCCACCTTTCCAGTAACCCATACGGGTTTCATAGGAATAGTTGAGCTGGTCGAGCACACCACGAACCATGGTATTGCCAGTGCGGTTATAGAGTTCTTTGAACCCGGAGATGAAACTGGGCCACGGCCCCTCTTCGAGGGTGTCCAGATTCGGGGTGGGGTTCAGCTTGTTTTCAGCCATAGTGTCGTTCTCCCAACGGCATTGTGGAGTTGTTGGCACAGGTATCGAATTCCCGAATATTATAATTTTCTACTACACTTTGTAGTGAAAGGTAAAGGGGGTGTATTTCCTATTTTTGTATGGTGCCTTTATTTTTATGATGATTTCGGCTCGTAATAGGACCCCTTTTTTTACGATGGGTCTATACTAACTTATTGCACATTAAGGAAACTTTGTGAGTGGGTGGCTTCGATAGCCATCACCCTCCCTCGGGGTGCTTAAAAAAATTTTATAACCGCATTTTTAAGGCGGCCCAATGTCACATACCTGTAAAAAGGTACAAATGAAGGTCAATTCGTGCTTGGTACCCTGAGCAAGGAGAGGCTAAACTGGAGCTCTGCTTCATCAAGGAGCAAACCCATGTGTGGAATTGACATCTGCGCATGACATGATTTCCTGTAGTGATAGGGAATATAACTTTTTCTTGGTTTCGTCAAGTAAGTTGCGCGTGGGAGTTTTGGGTGCTTTTTGATCATCATATTATTGAACAGGTGATAACACTTTGGAATCGTGCCGATCGTCATCGGAGTGGCCTGCGTTTTGCCCATGTAAAAACAGCTATGGAGACTGTTTTTTTAGCGGGCCTAAAACGTGAGGAAGACCGTCCTGTTCAGGTAAGTGTCGCACTTTTAGAGCCAGATTTTGAGATTGAGCACGGCAATCCAGGTGATAATGTGGAGATGAGACTGAGTACTCGTCTTCCCTTTACGGTGGATTCAATGGTCAAGCTTGCCCCGGCTTATGACCCGACAACCACATCCATTGTCGTTAGTGTGAACCCAGATGATGCGCAGACCTTAGAAATTTGGGGTGCTGTCTTCTCCAGTCGGCGTGGCCGTACGCGTTTTGATGCGGAACCGTTTAAGCAATCCCCACCAGAAGCGCTTATCATTAGTACGATGAAAACAGGTTCACTGGCTGTATTTCGCGGTGGCAGTGTGATTGCCCGTTTTAATGCCGGTCGTTTTAGTGAGCCAACACCCACCCCGTTTACCTCTAGCCTCATTGGTTGGAGTTTGCTTAGGGGGGTTAAAGCGCAAGATGAGTTTCGAAGATCGGGTATCCACTATTGGGAACTGTACCGTGATTTTATCGATCGGCTTTTGGTTGAGTGTAGCCGTCGAGGACATGGTGGAACGGTTGTGTGGTTGCCTACGGATCGCATGTTTCCAGCGTTAGATTGGATTAACCAAAAATATGTCATGCATGAAACCCAAGAGGGTGCCCCCCTATTAGAGGAGTTATGCCATCTTGAAGCGCTGAAACAGCAAACTGAAATTGCCAACCAAAGAGGGGAAGAGGGGGCGAATGTATTAGTGCTCTCGCAGACCATACATGAAGTGAAACGACGAATTGTTGAGCATGTTGAGATGCTCGCCCAGCTCACACGTGTGGATGGTGCGCTGATTATCAATGACCGTTTACAGCCGCTCTCTTTTGGGTCGATTTTGGAAGCTCCACCTTGGACAGGTAAAACTCTTTATGGTCCTGATAACGATGGCTACCCGACTTTTCATGTCGACCTGCTTCAGTATGGAACGCGCCATAACTCGGCGGTCTCATTTATAGGGCGTAACCCTGAAACAGTGGCGTTTGTGCTTTCTCAAGATGGTCCTGTGGCAGGCATTACCGGTAAGGATAAAGATGCCCTGTACTGGTGGCCGGACTGTCTGAGTAACCTTTGGGCTGTATAATCGAATGGATAACACATTTTTGGTTTGACCTGTTTAATCGCTTTATTCATAGGTGGCGTTTGTGAGTCGTACACTAAAGTTACTTTTATTCCTTCTCTTTATTATTGTCATTAATGATCTGCGTAAGGGTGTTGAGTTCTCCTATTATACCACCACTCTCCTCAGTTTAACCGCGTTGTCAGTCATTGTACTGCTTGCTCGGAACCAGGGTATTGATCGCTATAATCGGGGTATGCAAGCGTATCGAAACCATCAATTCGAACCTGCATTGTCTTTGTTTATAAAGGCCACCAAATTAGGTGGGGTGGAAGCCTATAATGTGCTGGGGGTTATGGCGGTTTTAGGGGAGGGCGGGCATAAAGACCTAACCAAGGCTGCCTACTATTTTAAATGGGGGGCCTTTTGGCGAATTGCTGAAGCGCAGGAGAACCTTGGTCACTGTTATGCTAAAGGTCATGGTGTGGCGCTTGATCTTTCCAAGGCTGTAAAATATTTAACCAAAGCAGCTGAGAAAGAGGAGGCTTCGGCACAAGTTAAGCTTGGGGTGTTGTATTGGAACAAGCCTGGTGTTCATGAACATAACCGGGAAAAAGATTATGCCCATGCTTATTACTGGTTCGAAAAGGCAGCTTATCAACAAGACCCTCAAGGACTGTATTGGTTAAGCTTGGCTTATGAAATGGGTCAAGGGGTTGAGAAGGATGGTAGCAAAGCATTAAAAGCCATGATGCAATCTGCAGAGATCGGGGGGCTTGATGCTTTATGTGCCTTGGGGGTGCGCTATCTCAATGGGCATGGTGTCACAAAAAATGAAGAAACGGCTGTCGCTTATTTTCAACAAGCAACAGAGTTGGGGCATGCAGAGGGGCCATGGTTGTTAGCTCTTGCCTATAGAGATGGAACAGGGGTGGCACCTAATAAGACCCGAGCACTGCATTGGGCCAAATGTGCAGAAGATCGGGGCTACTGGCAGGCCGAAGCCTTGCGAGAAGCGCTGGAGCAGGACCTTAAGATAAACGCCTGAGGATCTGCAAACGCATGTCAGGCATTACGTACAAAGAGGTTATCCTGTGTTTTTTTTGGAGAGATACCAGCCCTCCCCCTAGGTTGCGGTGCGTATGCTTGACCGCTGAATGGTTAAACGAGGGTGTTTTTTACCTGCCCCCTTTACCCTTCATGTTCAAAGGTTATGCGAGGGTCAACCAGGACATAGGTGATGTCTGTAATGAGTTTTGAAATCAGCCCTAATAGGGTGAAAAAGTAGAGGGTAGCCATGACTACAGGGTAGTCTCGATTGATAATGGATTCATAGCCCAATAATCCGAGTCCATCCAAGCTAAAGATGGTCTCAATGAGTAAGCTACCACTAAAAAATGCCCCGACAAAAGCGGAAGGAAACCCGGTAACCAGAGGAATCAGTGCATTACGGAATACATGCCCGTAGAGTACCTGCCGTTCCCCCAGCCCTTTTGCACGTGCGGTAATGACATACTGTTTAGAAATCTCTTCCAAAAAACTATTTTTGGTGAGCATGGTCATGACTGCAAAAGAACCCACCACAGACGCGGTAATGGGCAACACCATATGCCACAAATAGTCGGCGATCTGGGCAGGCCAAGATAGGCTCTCCCAATTATCAGAAACCAGCCCTCTCAAGGGAAAAATATCCCAGAAGCTTCCCCCACCGAATAAGACCAGCAGCATAATACCCAATACAAAACCTGGGATAGAGTAGCCAGCCAGGACCAAAATAGAGGTCATAGAGTCAAACCGGCTGCCATGTTGCACGGCTTTACGAATACCTAAGGGGATACTGATCAAGTAGGTAAGAAGAAAGGTCCATACCCCTAAGGATATTGAGACAGGTAGTTTTTCCACAACCAGCTCGGTCACGCTTTTATGGTGGTAGTAGGAGTGACCGAACTCAAAGGTGATAAAATTACCAACCATTTGAATAAAACGTTCGTGAGCTGGTTTATCAAAGCCATACAGTTTTTTTAACTGTTCAATCTGCTCATTATCCAGCCCTTTAGCGGCACGGTAACCTGCACCGCCACCACTGCTAACCTCACCACCACCTTCACTCTTTTCTAGAAGTGCCACCATGCGCTCTACGGGGCCGCCCGGTACAAACTGAATAACCGCAAAGGTGATGATCATAATCCCCAATAGGGTGGGGATCATAAGCAGTAAGCGGCGAAGAATATAGGTGAGCATGAGGCTAAATAACTCCGCTTATCTCTTAGGTTCCGTTTTGCTCCACCAGCTCATAACCCAGCTTGAGGGCTGGTAATATAGGGGCAGTTCGGTTGGATAGGCATAGTGCTTATAGTAGGCAATACGGTGGTAGGGAATATGCCAGTTTGGAATAACATAATAGCCTGCGCGCAAGACTCGATCCAAGGCGTGGGTTGCTGTGAGCAATTCCTGTCGGCTTTTGGCGTAGATCATGGCATGAACCAAACTGTCGATGGCTGCGCTCTTTAAGCCAATGATATTGCGGCTTCCTTCTTGATCTGCCGTATCGCTGTGCCAATATCCATGTTGCTCATTTCCTGGCGACAAAGATTGGCCAAAGGAAGAGACCACCATATCAAAATCAAAACTACGGATACGTCGCATGTAGAGAGAGGCGTCTACTGTGCGGTACTTAAGGGTAATCCCCAGCTTTTTTAAATTGGCAACCATGGGGGCCATAATGCGTTCAAAACCAGCCTGTGCCAGCACCATATCGATAACAAAAGGTTGGCCATTTTTTACCAGCTGACGGTTGGGGCCCATTTTCCAACCAGCTTCTTTCAGCAGTTTCATGGCCTGCCTCAGATTTCCCCGTAGACCACGAGGGCCTAGTGTTGATGGGGGCTGAGGGGCCTCCCCAAAAACCTCGGCAGGGAGCTCTTTTGCCCAAGGTTGCAACAAGGCTAATTCAGCTGGGGTTGGTTTGCCCTTGGCCGCCAGTTCAGAGTTATCAAAATAACTGGCTGTACGGGTGTATTGGCCGTAAAAGAGATTTTTATTGCTCCACTCAAAATCAAAGGCCAATGAGAGCGCTTGACGTACCCGGCGGTCTTGAAAAAGTGGCTTGCGAAGGTTTAAGACGAAGCCTTGCATGCCTTGAACATTTTGATGGGGTAGGGTGGTCTTGATGATCTTACCGCTCTTAAAATGGTCCCCGGTATAGTCCCGAGCCCACTGTTTGGAGTGGAAGACATGAACAAACTCAAACTCCCCAGCTTTAAAGGCTTCTAGAGCGACGGTCGCGTCTTTGAAGTATTTAATGGTTACCCGTTCAAAGTTGTAAAACCCCTTTTGGGTAGGGAGTGACCAGCCCCAATAGTTGGGGTTACGTTTGTAGGTAATAGTTTTACCCGGATCAACCCGTTCCACCACATAGGGTCCTGAACCCATTGCAGGCGTTAGGGACTCCTTACCAAAAGGGTGCTGATCAAAAAAGGCTTTACTTAAGATCGGCAGCTGGCCCGTTATGAGCGGGAGTTCCGGATTCTTGCGGGCAAAGTGAAAGGTGACCGTGTGTGTGTCTATGGCCTCTGCTTTGTTGATATCCCGCCAGTAGCTGTTGTAATGCGGATGCGCTTTTTCTGTACGCAAAATCTCCAGTGAGAACAGAACATCAGCACTGGTTACGGGGGTTCCATCCGAAAATTTAGCAGCGGGGTTAAGCTTGTAGGTGACAGACATGCCACTCTTAGCAACAGAAACCTCTTGAGCCAAGAGTTCATATTGGGAAAAAGGCTCATCCAGTGCACTGGTTGCTAGAGTCTGAAAAACCAACGAACCCAGCATATCTGGTGCTTCCCCTTTTAAGGTAAAGGGGTTCATTTTGTCAAATCCACCCAAAGACCACATGGTGAGGGTGCCGCCAATAGGGGCATTGGGGTTGACGTAATCAAAGTGTTTAAAATCTGCAGGGTATTTCAGATCTCCCCATCGACTGAGACCATGGTCAGCCAAGGCATGGAAGGGAAGTAGGGTCAGCAGGAGTAGCCAGCCAATTTTTTTCATGATCACCTACAGCGTTTATGGTTAACTGAAAGAAAACGTCTTATGGAGAATGGCGTTAATCTCGGCGGAATGCAAGGTTACCCAAGGTGTTTGAGGATCGAACAATGGCATCCATTAAAGTTACACTCAGTAGTGCCAAACCCCGCGCTAAAGTTGTACCCAAAGCGTCGGCTCCCAAAAGCTATCAGCGGATACGCCCACCTGCTGTGGCTGGTATGTTCTATCCGGGTGAGGAAAATGAGCTTCGCCAACTGGTGCAGAATCTTCTTAAACAGGCACCGCAACTGCACTCGCATGAGCCCCGTGCTTTTGTGGCTCCCCATGCGGGATACCGCTACTCGGGGTTAACCGCAGCCTATGCCTACAAAACTCTGCAGGCGGCAAAAAAAGAGAAGCCGAGGCGGGTGTTTTTAATCGGTCCCAGCCACAGGGTCTATCTAGAGGGAGCCTCCTTAGGTCGGTACGATGCTTATAAAACCCCATTAGGGCTCATTGAGCTTGATCTTGCCCTGATTGAGCGCATGGTGAAAAATGAACCTGATCTTTCGGCAGATCCTGCGGCACATGCCCAAGAGCACTCGTTGGAGGTACACCTTCCCTTCCTGCAGGAACAGCTCAAGCATTTTACACTGGTGCCCATGGTTTTTGGCAAGATGGAGCCCTCTCGGGTTGCGGAAATTCTTGCCAAATACAGTGAGGAAGAGGATCTGATTGTTGGCTCGTCCGACCTCTCCCATTTTTATGACTATGATAAAGCTGTGGCACTGGATACCACCTGTAATAAGGCTCTGCTGGATATGGATCTGGAGACCATGGCGAGCTGTGAGGCGTGTGGAAATATTGCCATTCGTGCGCTCATGCAAACTGCCCAGAAAAAAGGGTGGCAGCCAGAGTTGGCCGATTATCGAAACTCAGGAGATACTGCTGGGGATAAAAGTCGGGTGGTGGGGTATGCCAGTTATCTGTTTATGGAGGAAACGCCTGTGGCTGAGAAAGCTCCGGATCTGTCAGCGTTGCCGGGATTAGTTAGAACACACCTGCAAGGGGTGTTGGAGGGTAAAGCGGGTATGGATGTTCAGGCACTGGCTAAACGTGACCCTATGTTTGAGCAGCCAGGAGCGACATTTATTACTCTAACCAAAAACGGGCAACTTCGTGGATGTATTGGTTCACTGCAGGCCCACCGTACTTTAGCCGATGATCTGTTGGCCAATGGTGTGTCGGCGGCATTAAAAGATCCCCGCTTTCCCGCTGTAACCCGTGAAGAGCTGGATGATCTACGGGTTGAAGTCTCGTTGCTGACAGAGCCGGTTAAATTGGTCTATTCCGATACGCAAGATCTTTTACATAAACTCAAACCTGGGGTGCATGGCGTTATTCTTTCCATGG is part of the Magnetococcus sp. PR-3 genome and harbors:
- the amrB gene encoding AmmeMemoRadiSam system protein B, producing the protein MASIKVTLSSAKPRAKVVPKASAPKSYQRIRPPAVAGMFYPGEENELRQLVQNLLKQAPQLHSHEPRAFVAPHAGYRYSGLTAAYAYKTLQAAKKEKPRRVFLIGPSHRVYLEGASLGRYDAYKTPLGLIELDLALIERMVKNEPDLSADPAAHAQEHSLEVHLPFLQEQLKHFTLVPMVFGKMEPSRVAEILAKYSEEEDLIVGSSDLSHFYDYDKAVALDTTCNKALLDMDLETMASCEACGNIAIRALMQTAQKKGWQPELADYRNSGDTAGDKSRVVGYASYLFMEETPVAEKAPDLSALPGLVRTHLQGVLEGKAGMDVQALAKRDPMFEQPGATFITLTKNGQLRGCIGSLQAHRTLADDLLANGVSAALKDPRFPAVTREELDDLRVEVSLLTEPVKLVYSDTQDLLHKLKPGVHGVILSMGMRRGTFLPQVWEQLPTTEQFLNHLCKKAGLDGQCWKNNPEISVYTVEKVKEAL